The genomic interval ATTTTGCCAGTTTTGGGGATATGCTCCCAGCCATCAGTTTGCACTCGAAAATAATTGTGATACACCCAGCCAACAAACGGCATCAGCTGTTCAACGATCTGAGGGTTACGATCATCTAACGACCAACCAGTTAGAGTATTAACGTTTGCTACGGATGCTTTAAGAAATAATTCTGCAAGAACTTTCGCTGATTCAATCGTCGAAACTGGATCTTGAGGCTGTCGATAATTCATTAATTGACTGAAAGCTGAACATATCTATTTTACTTTGATGTTTGATGGCAGTATCGCGATCGCTAATTCATTATCGTCTTTAAAAACAAAAAGCGATCGCATTTTCTAAATTTATGCTACTTATATTTTTCTCCCTTATTCTCCGTAATGAGTTCTAGCCCTAATAATTAAAACAATCTTGTCTTTTTCGTAAATCTCATACAAAACTCGATCTTGGCGATTCAATCTATAAGAATTTAAACCTTTTAACTTGCCCTTCAAGGCTTTTCCACAATGAGGATTAACAGCAATAACTTGTTCTAAAATTTGCTTGAGCTTGGTTTTTTGTTGCTTTTTTAATTCTGCAATATCTTTCTGAGCTTTTTTGCTAAATCAAACTTGGTACTTAGGAGTGTCTTCAACCAAATATATCCTCCATGGTTAAAGTTTCTTGCTGTTGATATTCTTTTCTTGCTTGCGATACATCTGTCAATATGTCAGGGATTTGAAGTAATTCAGCAGTTTCAATCAAGGCTTCTAATTCTTCTCGATCAATTAGTACAAAGTTTTGATTGTCTTTGACGATTGTTACTCCTTCGGCTTCAATCTTGGCTCGTTGAATAATTTCATTAAAGTTTTTACGGGCATAGTCTGCTGTAACGTGATATGACATGGGAGTTTTTTGTTTCTTGCTTATTTAATTATATGCTGTCTCCAAAAGCACATCTTTTTCATCTATAGACGGTAAGCTGGTTTTGAATGCGATCGCCTTTTCTATATTTAGCAATTTTTGGTTAAAAGCTGAAAATTAGCCGATCTTCTGGAATTTATAGATCTGGCGATCGCACTTTGAGATGGCGAATACAATTACAATTTCTCTAGAAAAGGTTGCAAATATGAGCAATTAATTAAGCAATAGAAAAACAAATATGGATGCCACTTATTCAGCTAATCCATATTTGTAAAATTTTATTGGTTTTACTGTTGTTATTAACCGCCGATATTGTTTTTATAGAATTATTTTTTAGCCTCCTGTTGGTCTAAGTATTGAAGGAGAACTTCGTTTATTAACACCTCCTGAATTTTACACCGATTCTATTATTTACCGTTATCTTATCGCTGGTTGGCAGAACTTTTTAGGTAGCAAAATTCCTAACGGGAAGTTACCAGAAGGCGTTAGAGTTGAAGCTGATAAAGTTTACTATATTTTTCCTAGAAATCAATCACAGCTTATAGAAGCTCTTTTTTCTAGTCTGGAAAATGAGTCAGCATTGATAACTAGCCTAAAACAGGGAGAATTAATGATTGAAACTTCAGTTGCTTTGAATTGGAATGATTTTGATCTGCAAAAACTGTTTCAGCTTTTTAATCAAAAATCGGCTTAAAAATAAAGAAAGTTGTTGTATGGCGATCGCTTTTTTATTCTGATGGCTGGGATGCGATCGCAAATCTATCTAATTAAAAGGAGACACTGGCTATTTCACTAGATACAGCAAAGTATTCTTTGGTAAAGTCAATTGCTGCTTGCTCATTAAAACCCTTGCAGGTATACATCACAATTGAAAAAAACTTAGCACTACTCCAAAAGTAGGCAGAGATACCTGAGTCAATTAAGGGAATAAATGCATCGTACCCTGCGTTTTCCTCTTTACCCATGCCCGAAGCAGGCGCAAAGATAATAGGCTTACCATATGTCCTCAGTTCTAAATGCTGGGCAACAGTAAGAAGATATTTCTCTAAGCTCTCCTCGCTGATATCTATGGTATAAAAACCTTCAAGTAGTAATCTCTGTCGAAAAATGTCTGGTGCTAGATTCTCGATCATTTTTTTGCATATTACTGTTTACTAAGAACGTTACCTTTGGAAATCTATCATTTCTAAGTTGTACATCATTTTTGATAGTTGCACATAGTTGCAGTGCGATCGCCAATCTAATTAATTATTGTTAACCAAGATAAAATCTTCAGATCTCTATCTTTAGTCGGTACGAATTGGTTAATGTTCTGTCTAACTTTTAATTGTAGGTCTTTTCTCTTAAACCGATTATTATCATGCTCTCCAGCTCTGTTACGCCTCAAGTTCAAGCCAGATCGCAAAAGCTGTGGCTACCAAAACAAGTACTTGTAACTCCTGCTGCTTACGCTGAAGATTGGGGACAACAAATTATTGAGCGAGTTAAATCTTTTGGTATTCCTGTCACCAAATTATCGCAAAATCGACTTACGGGGTTGCGAGGTAAAGATGAAAGAGAAACCTATGCGATCGCTAAAAATACTCTGGCTATAGTTAATGCGCCACTAAGTCAGCTTCAATTAACGCCGATCCCTCCTTCGGCTGACTGGCAATTTCATTTGGCACAGGGTTGTCCTGCACACTGTCAATATTGTTATTTGGCGGGTAGTCTATCTGGTGTTCCTGTCGTTAAAGTTTATGGTAATCTACCGCAAATTTTGGCTAATTTGAGCAATTATGAACAAGAAGGGCAAGATACCACCTATGAGGTGAGTTGCTATACCGATCCTTTAGGAATTGAGCATTTAACAGGTAGCTTGGCGGAGTGTATTCGCTATTTTGGCACAAGAGAAACGGCATATTTGCGTTGGGTAAGTAAGTTCGATCATGTCGAGCAACTTCTAGATTTACCCCACAATGGACATACTCGCTGTCGTGTTAGCGTTAATGCCGATCCTGTCAGTCACAGCATGGAAGGGGGAACAGCTACTGTGATTCAAAGATTACAGGCATTACGTAAACTAGCTGCACATGGTTATCCTGTTGGGATTGTAATTGCACCAATTATGGCGATCGCCGATTGGCAACAACACTATGCTAATTTGTTTCAATTGATTACCCAAACCTTGGATCTTGATTGCGATCTTACCTTTGAATTAATTACCCATCGTTTTACACCTAAATCAAAAGAGGTGTTAGAGACATGGTATCCCAAGAGTAAATTGGATCTTGAGCCAGAAAATCGCAGTCAAAAGCGCAATAAGTTCGGTGGCGTTAAATATGTCTACCACAAAGATACAATGGCAGAATTGCAAGAATTTATCGAAGCTCAAATAGACACTAACTTTCCTCAAGCCAAAATTCTCTATTGGACTTGAAATTAATGTTAACTATGCTAATTTATAGCCATCGAACGATAGATTAAGACATATCCTAGTCTCTTTGCGCCTTTGCGCCTTTGCGCGAGATGAAATTTTTATTGTCCTAACCTTTACTTCGATCACTATAAAACATTGTCCAAGGCGACACCCAGATTCGAACTGGGGGATAATGGATTTGCAATCCACGGCCTTACCACTTGGCTATGTCGCCGCGCATAACGCTTAACTAGTATATCAAACTTTATTCACTATTAACCTTAGTAAATAAGAAGATCAGATCAACAAATCGCTGGCTGTCTTTCTTTACTGCTGACTACTGCTTTGGAGAGAGTTAGCTGAGTACCATCCCGATTCCAATGAACATCGTCAAATATCTCATGCAAAATTGAATAACCTCTGCCATTTTCGGCTTCATCCATAGGAAGCATCTGAGCTTGATCGATTTTGTTATCGATTTTGTTAAGGCACTTACACCCTTCGGTAAAACCATTTCCTTGATCGACAATAATCCAAGAATATTCGCTACTGGTGGCAGAAAATCTGACGATAATAGTTTTGTTGGGGTCAAGCTTATTGCCATGTTTGGCTGCATTAACTAACGCTTCTTGTAGCCCTAATCTTACTTCTGCCTGCCATGCTGGAGGTACGTTTACTAAAAGTAAATCGAGAACAGGACAGAGATAGAGTGTTGACGTGAAGCTCATGGTACTCCACTTGCTTCTATTCCAAGGAATAGGAATGGCAATCACTTAATATATACCTCTATTAAACTCTAGGATTTGTGCTGTGTTAAAGGTCAAATTATGCTGTATTGATTACAATAAATCGAAGTTATTTAACCTATATTTTTAGTCAAAAACTAACTATTTATTGCTGCTGGTAGCAGATTATTCATAGCTATAATTGATTGGCTATAACAATCTTGTCTGAGCAATAATATGAACTAATTTAATAACTGATTCAACATCTAAAACCATAGTGTTTCTTTTTAGATTAGAAAAAACGCTTTTGTTTCACACCTACATTATACTAAACTTTCTCACAAAATAAGGTTTTGACTAGTTAATTACAGCTTGTTCAAGATGGCGCAGCATTCAACGTGAGTTGTTTGCGGAAAAAAATCGGCGGGTTGAATTTGGCTGAGTTGATATGTTCCTGATGCGCACAGCAGCTGAACATCTCGTGCTAAAGTCGCTGGTTTACAGCTAACATAGACAATGCGCTCAGGCTTGAGCTTGAGGATTGTCTCTAAAACTTGGGGATCGCAACCTTTACGGGGAGGATCTAGCAACAAAATATCAGGTTGAAATTCGATTTGTTGGAGACAGTCTTTTACTTTACCCGTCCAGAAAATTGCATTATTAATTTGATTTAACGCAGCGTTACTTTGTGCTTGTCTAACAGAATTATGGTTTAGTTCGATGCCAACAACTTGCTGTACTCTCTGTGCTAAAGGCAAACTAAATGTCCCAACACCACAATAGGCATCAATAATGTTTTCGCTTCCCGTAAGCTTTAATTGCTGAATAATTGTCTGAAGTAGTAATTCTGCTGCACTAGTATTAACCTGAAAAAAGGTATCCGCAGCAATATGTAGTTCAACTCCAGCAAAGATTTCTCTGAGATAAGGCTTACCAAGAATCGTCTGAGTTGTTTTACCTAAAATTGCGTTAGTGCGATCGCGATTGAGATTTAAACATACTCCCACTAGTCCAGGGTATTTATCCAACCATAGCTGTGCTTGTTCTTCGATACCAGCCAAATTGCGATCGGTACTAATTAGGGTAAGCAGCATTTCACCCGTATTTTGACCAATTCTTAAGGATAAATGACGTAATTTACCTTGATGATTGGTTTCGTTATAAATTGACCAGCCTCTCTCTTGGATATCTTGCTTTACTTCCCGTAATAAAGGATGCAAACGTTCATCCTGTACGGGACACTGATTGAGATTAATCAATTTATGGCTACCCTGACGATAATAGCCAGCCTGTACTTGTCCTGTACTCGATCGCCCTAAAGGATAGGTACATTTGTTACGGTAATTAAGCGCATGATCGGCATGTAAGATCGGCTGTATTTCCACATCAGCAAAGCCTCCAATACGTTGAAAAGCCTGTATTACTTGCTGTTGTTTAGCTTCGCGTTGATAATCTATCTCGATGTGCTGCCACTGACAGCCACCACATTTATCCGCCACAATACAGCCAGGACGAATACGGTGAGGAGAAGAGTTTAATAATTTTTCCAGCTTCCCCTTAGCAAATTTAGCTTTAGACTGAACTATTTTGGCAGTTAGGCGATCGCCTGTGACCGTATTCGGCACAAACACAACTGTTCCCTCATGTCTACCGACTCCATCCCCATCAGTATTGAGATCGGTGATTTCTAGTTCGACTACTTGACCCTGCTGTAATTTTTGACTCATGAATAAATTGTTGCAGAAAAATGGTCATTGATTACTGATTACTAATTATTTGCGAAGCTTATCCTTTAGGACTAATTACTAATACTGATTAGGTGGGCATAAAGAATATTGAAAACACACAAGTATAATTTGCTCGTTTGCCCACCCTACTATCTCTTTAGGGAATCTTTTAGGACTCACTGCTCATTGAATTAACGGCGACTAAATTTAACTTTTAAACCATCACGGGGATGGGGAGTTGGTAGGGTAACTAAATCTAAATTTTGATCGGGGATTAATTCCCATTGATAATTCTGCAACAGTTTTGAGGCAAATAGACGCATTTCCAGACGAGCAAACTCTTTGCCGATACATTCTCTTAAACCGCCACCAAAGGGAATATAGCCAAAGCTGGATTTATCGATTGAGTTATCCGCTGCAAAACGATCGGGGTTAAAGCGATCGCTTTCGGGATAAAGATCTTTGTCTTGATGAGTTTGCGCAATTTGGTATTGAATATTCCAGCCTTTAGGGATACGATAGCCAGCAAATTCAAAAGTGGCGATCGCCGATCGAAAAGCACTACCCACAGGGGGAATTAAACGCATGACTTCTTTGAGTACCTGTTCGAGATAGGTCATAGCTTGCAAGTCTGCTAAAGTGGGAGTCCCCGTGATATTTAAATCAGCTTGTTCTGCTCTAAGTTTGGCTAGAACATCAGGATGTTGCGCGGTTAAGAGACAAAAAGAGGCGATCGCACTGGTTAAAGTCTCGTGTCCTGCAAACAATAATAAGAGAATCTGATCTTTTAATTCTTCTAAGCTAAGACCGTTTCCTGCTTCATCTTTTGCTTGAATTAGTAACCCTAGAGCGTCTTCCCCAGGCTCATCTGCTTGTTGACGTTGGAGAATAATTTGTTCCAGACTTTTTAATAACTTTTTACGAGCTTTTAAAGCCTTCCCAAATTTAGTCCAGGGTAGAGAAATCGGCAGCGTAAATAACCCAGCACACCAATCCTCAAAATAATGACCTATGGCAGTTTGAGAACCGACCTCAGTGCTGACAAATAAATTACTGGCAATGTCAAAAGTATAGTCACGTAATTCTGGATACCAGGTAAGCGTACCTATCTCTGACCACTTGTTTAGATAGGCATCAGTTATCTGTGTCATCGTCGGTATATAACTTGCCAAAGCTCTTGGTTGAAATGCCTGATACAAAAGCTTACGGCGTGAGGTATGAAAACTGCCGTTATTAACTGACAAAGATTTTTTACCCAACAAAGTTCTCGTGCTTTTTGGCCAACTAGAAACAACATACTTATTCTCATTGCGAAACAAAAAAGTATTAGCTTCTGAACCAATCATGACGATTGTAGGACTACCAAAGATATTAGTTTTATAAACCTTGCCGTATTTAGCTATTCTCTTATTGTTAAAGTCAGGATCGTTAAAAAAGGCAATTGTTTCGCCGATAAGAAGTAATCCTCCACTACCAGGAGGTTCAGGCAAAGAGTGAAGGCGATCGCTTGTAGTCATGTTTATTATTACTAGAATTTAGCCGCAGTGGTTTGAGCAAATAAGGCAGCAAAATCTTGAGTGATAGATTCAGCATCAGCTTCAGGATAAGACATTAAATCAAAAGCTTTATTAATCGCCGATGGTTCTTTCAATGCTTGCACTACCATTTCTGCCACATCTGCTCGTGGAATTGAGGTGGGAATATCATCAGGTGGATTAACCAACAATTCGTCATTGTCGCCAACTATGAGCTGTCTAACTCCCCCAGGCTGATCTAGCAAACCTGCTGCGCGAATAATCGTATAGTTTATTCCTGAATTCACTAAATATTCTTCCGCCTTACGCTTCCAAATCAGGATCTTGCCATTACCCATCATGTTCAAAGGATGATTTTCATTCGTTCCACCCATCGAACCAACTAAAACAATCTGCTCAACGCCAGCAGCGATCGCCATATCGATCTGATTTTTTTGTCCCTGATAATCGACTAATTCTGGTGTCCCATCAGGTGGATAGGAAAACTGAGGACGCTCTCCTGGTTGTGGTGGCGCGACCATTTTTGGTGATGCACTGGTCAAAATTACTAACGCCTGACAGCCTTTCAACGCTTCTGTCAAACTTTGGGGATCTTTAATATCACCAAAATAAAAGTTTTCAGTTGAACCAAATAATTCTTGCGCTTTTTCTGGCGATCGCGCAAATCCTTTAACCTTAAAGTTCCGATCTTGTTTAAGTTTTTGATAGACTATTGAGCCTGTTTTCCCCGTTGCGCCAGTAACTAGTACCTGTTTGATAGACATTAATTATTAAGTAATGCTAGTGGTGATAACTAATAATTAACTTAACAGATTGCTGGAACATGGTTAAACACGGCAAGTTTTAAAAATTACTTGTTACTTACAGCGAATTTCAGTTACCCATTACCCATTACCCATTACCCATTACCCATTACCCATTAATTATCAATCACTGAAGTGACTGGTTGTTGACCATTACTAGTGACTACGATCTTACTATTTCCTAAAGTGCCACTCGCTTTTTCTCCCGTCAAACGAGCTTTAGGATCTACTTGTTCATAGACGACGCTTCCCATTGCTTCTAATTCTTCAGTATCAATTTTCCAGTTCATTTGCCGCGCATATAATTCTGATGCTTCTACCTGATTAATACCTTTTACGCCGTCTGTTAATTTGGCTAGCTGTTGTGGAAGATTAATTTCACCTTTGTTACCTGTCAGGCTAATTTGGCGATCGCGGTCTATAATTTGAATTGGGCGATCGCTTTTACCGAGCCGATTTTGGTAATTCCAAATCAGAGAATCTGTAGCTATCTGTAGTTGAGGATTTGAGGTGACTAACTCGATATTTTTGGTTAAAATTGCCTGGTTTTCCGCCAGACGTAATTCAGCGCGATCGCTGACCAATCGATCGATGATAGTTTTATTTTGGTCATAGTGGACTAATTTTATTGCACCTGGACTGATAATTTGCTCTTGAGGGATCTTCCATTCCAGGCGATCGCTAGTTAACTGTAAAGGAGGCTGCTTACTAGTGGCAACTACATTATCCTGTATTTCTAGCTTTTCCAGATCGGTAAAATATTTTCCTGACTCGGCAAAAACCTCCAAATTAGCGTTATTTCCCGTCAATTTGGATTTAATCAGCAGTAAATTAGCTTGAGGTCTCCACTCCACTGCCTCACTAGTAATAACACTGCCATTACGCGGATCGCTAGCAACAACTTTTTTATTCAACAAAATTATATTGCCCCGCTCCTTAACTTCTCCAGACTCAGCGCTAATTTTTAAAATAACAGCACCATTCTGGAGTAAGTTACCAACTACTTTATTTAAAGTAGCAATTTCCTTGTCTTGACTATAAACAATCTTATCTGCTTTAATTTTCCAGACAGTATTAGATTTTCTGTTCGATTGCTCTAAGACAGCATTATTTAAAACTAACTGAGTATCAAGACGACTAACCTCTGAAGCGCGATCGACATCAGGACTTGATGACTGACAGCCAGTAATACTAAGCAGAACTATTAACAGCCAAACATTTGGCTGATTGGCGATTAATTTTAATTTAGGTCTGTTCAAGTGACAATTAACAGGAAAGATTGTTAAATCTACTCTATACTCTCAACCCAATAATTAACCATTTTGGTCTCAGAAACAGTCTTTTCTCGGCGTTGCTGATTAAGTAATGCTATACGAAGGATTACTGCTCGCAGCTATAAGCTATAAGCTATAAGCTATAGGCTTTTAATCAATTTTTACTTTTTGTACGGCTATACATCCACCAAAAAAGGCTCAAAGCTACAAGCTTTGAACCCTATGTTAATGATCGATTATCGATTAATTTATTTTCTATCTTGCTCAATTAAGAGGTATTTAAAATCAAACAACTAAATCAATATTATCTAATCATCTAAAATGCCAAAACCAGAAAAGCTATGGTAGGGATCGCTGTGCTTATTACTTTTCTGAATATCTCCTTTAATCTGATCTAAGTCTATATAGCGATCCGCTACATTAATCAGACTATCGCTAGTCATCGAACGTAAACTAACAACCTCTACTCTCGCTCCTCGATAGCTCACGGCATCTACAGCATAAGCCAGATCTCCATCTCCACTGACCAATACTGCTGTGTCATATGAAGCAACCAGCGCCATCATGTCTACAGCAATCTCCACGTCCAAATTAGCCTTTTTTGAGCCATCAGGTAGCTGCACCAGATCCTTGGCAATTACACGGTAGCCGTTGCGACGCATCCAGAGCAAAAATCCCTGTTGTTTCTCATTGGTGCGATCTACTCCAGTATAGAAAAATGACCTTAAAAGCCTCGATCCACCAGTCAGACGATACAGTAGTTTGCTGTAATCAATTTCAATCCCTAACTGTAGTGCTGCATAAAATAAATTAGAGCCGTCGATAAAAATTGCGACTCGCCCTCTGTTTTCTAAAATTTGTTCTGGTGTAAAAATAAGATCGCTGCCGAAATTGTCTAGCATTATGTTAAGCCTCGTTTTTATGAAAAAAGTATTCTATTGGGGTGGATTAGTCCCTTTTAAACCCAAGTTATTTATTAAAGGCGATGTGACGTTAACTACTAAAGAAGTCAAGGCTAGTGTTCTAGTCTAATTGACGACGAAGCTTTTAAAATTCTGACCGTCTAAGCTAATAGATCACCAGAGCGAGTTGGATGTTTATTGAGTATTTATACTTATCTTAATTAAAACATTGAGCGCCCTGATTTTTATGCCTTAGTTATATCAGTAAAAAAATATACTTAGTCTAATTACTCGCCATTATTTAATCTTCTGGCGGTAATTCTAGTTTTAAAAAAACAGGACTAGCTTGCCCCAAAGCTTTACCGATTGACAACTCACCCCATTTCGAGTGACTGGAAAATACGCCTTGCTTTACTCGATCTTGATTAAAATCCCAGTTAAAACCCAACTGCTGATATATTTTGCTGCTGGTACTAGGAATTACAGGGGATAGAAGATAAGCTGATAAGCGAATAGATTCTAAAACTGCATATAAAATTTGCTCAACTTCAGTCTGCTGCTCCTGTTTAAATAGTTTCCAAGGTGCGCTGTCGTCAATATATTTATTGACAGCTCGTACTAAAGATAAAACCGCTGTACAAGCTTGGCTAACTTGAAGATTTTCATAAGCTTGGCTTACGCGATCGCCTAAAGTCACACCAATACTTTTTAAAGGATGGTCTGAACTGAAGTCAGCACCAGATAATTGCGGTACAGTACTCTGACAATATTTTTTCAACATTCCCAAGGTACGGTTCAGCGAATTTCCTAGCACATCAGCTAAATCGTTGTTAAGCACATTAATAAAACGAGTTTCATTAAAATCACCGTCATTGCCCAATTCAATCTCCTTAAGAAAGTAATAGCGCACGGCATCTGCACCGTATCTATCTACTAACTCAATCGGATCGATGGTATTACCCAAAGTTTTGCCCATTTTAAGTCCGTCTTTGGTTAGAAAACCATGACCGAAAACTTTTTCTGGCAAAGGTAAACCAGCAGAAGCTAACATAGCAGGCCAGTAAACCGCATGGAATCTTAATATATCTTTACCAATTAGATGCAGATTAATCGGCCACCATTGAGCTAAGGCATTCTCCAAGGTGGGAGCTTGTTCTGGCTCTAACAAGGCTGTGATATAGCCTAAGAGAGCATCAAACCAGACATAAATTGTGTGTTTATCGTCTATAGGGACAGGTAAACCCCAATCTACATCAACACGAGAGATAGAAAAATCTTTTAAGCCTTGTTGAACAAAGTTAAGTACTTCATTGCGCCGACTAGGTGGTTGAATAAAGTCTGGCTGAGACTCATAAAGTTCTTCTAGCTGCTGCTGATATTTAGAGAGACGAAAGAAATAGTTTTCTTCATCACGCCATTCTGCTTGTTTATTAGTATGAATGGCACAATAATGGTTTTCAATTAACTCTCGCTCTTCCTTGAACTCTTCACAAGATACGCAATACCAGCCTTGCTGACGATCGAGATAAATGTCGTCTTGTTGCCAAACGCGATCGAAGAATTCATTTACGATCTGCTGGTGCTTTGGTGCAGTAGTACGGATAAAGCGATCGTATTTAATATCTAGCTTTGTCCACAAAGATTCAAAGCTTTCGACAATGCGATCGCAATGAACTTGGGGTTCTACATTTTCCTCAGCAGCAGTGCGTTGAATTTTCTGTCCGTGTTCATCTGTTCCTGTAATTAATAAGACTGATTTACCCTGTAAACGATGGAATCTAGCTAGGGCATCTGCCACCATGGTAGTGTAGGCACTGCCAATATGAGGGACTCCGTTAACGTAATAAAGGGGGGTAGTTAAAGAAAATTTATGGTTAATATCAGTATGATTCATTTGACTTAGCGAGAAATTGCTCTAACTAAAGGGATATAGTTTTGCTAGCCTTTTAGCTAAGGGCAATTTTCTATAGATTGATGGAGATTATCTACCATCTAGATGTTGATTCTCGATTGGGAAATGAGAGACAATTTAGCTAATTTTGTTATATTTTGAGGAACCTCATCACTACAGTATCAATTAC from Pleurocapsa minor HA4230-MV1 carries:
- a CDS encoding type II toxin-antitoxin system Phd/YefM family antitoxin translates to MSYHVTADYARKNFNEIIQRAKIEAEGVTIVKDNQNFVLIDREELEALIETAELLQIPDILTDVSQARKEYQQQETLTMEDIFG
- a CDS encoding cytochrome P450, with protein sequence MTTSDRLHSLPEPPGSGGLLLIGETIAFFNDPDFNNKRIAKYGKVYKTNIFGSPTIVMIGSEANTFLFRNENKYVVSSWPKSTRTLLGKKSLSVNNGSFHTSRRKLLYQAFQPRALASYIPTMTQITDAYLNKWSEIGTLTWYPELRDYTFDIASNLFVSTEVGSQTAIGHYFEDWCAGLFTLPISLPWTKFGKALKARKKLLKSLEQIILQRQQADEPGEDALGLLIQAKDEAGNGLSLEELKDQILLLLFAGHETLTSAIASFCLLTAQHPDVLAKLRAEQADLNITGTPTLADLQAMTYLEQVLKEVMRLIPPVGSAFRSAIATFEFAGYRIPKGWNIQYQIAQTHQDKDLYPESDRFNPDRFAADNSIDKSSFGYIPFGGGLRECIGKEFARLEMRLFASKLLQNYQWELIPDQNLDLVTLPTPHPRDGLKVKFSRR
- a CDS encoding type II toxin-antitoxin system YoeB family toxin — its product is MAELKKQQKTKLKQILEQVIAVNPHCGKALKGKLKGLNSYRLNRQDRVLYEIYEKDKIVLIIRARTHYGE
- the lptC gene encoding LPS export ABC transporter periplasmic protein LptC encodes the protein MANQPNVWLLIVLLSITGCQSSSPDVDRASEVSRLDTQLVLNNAVLEQSNRKSNTVWKIKADKIVYSQDKEIATLNKVVGNLLQNGAVILKISAESGEVKERGNIILLNKKVVASDPRNGSVITSEAVEWRPQANLLLIKSKLTGNNANLEVFAESGKYFTDLEKLEIQDNVVATSKQPPLQLTSDRLEWKIPQEQIISPGAIKLVHYDQNKTIIDRLVSDRAELRLAENQAILTKNIELVTSNPQLQIATDSLIWNYQNRLGKSDRPIQIIDRDRQISLTGNKGEINLPQQLAKLTDGVKGINQVEASELYARQMNWKIDTEELEAMGSVVYEQVDPKARLTGEKASGTLGNSKIVVTSNGQQPVTSVIDN
- a CDS encoding SDR family oxidoreductase, whose translation is MSIKQVLVTGATGKTGSIVYQKLKQDRNFKVKGFARSPEKAQELFGSTENFYFGDIKDPQSLTEALKGCQALVILTSASPKMVAPPQPGERPQFSYPPDGTPELVDYQGQKNQIDMAIAAGVEQIVLVGSMGGTNENHPLNMMGNGKILIWKRKAEEYLVNSGINYTIIRAAGLLDQPGGVRQLIVGDNDELLVNPPDDIPTSIPRADVAEMVVQALKEPSAINKAFDLMSYPEADAESITQDFAALFAQTTAAKF
- a CDS encoding anti-sigma regulatory factor, translated to MSFTSTLYLCPVLDLLLVNVPPAWQAEVRLGLQEALVNAAKHGNKLDPNKTIIVRFSATSSEYSWIIVDQGNGFTEGCKCLNKIDNKIDQAQMLPMDEAENGRGYSILHEIFDDVHWNRDGTQLTLSKAVVSSKERQPAIC
- a CDS encoding radical SAM protein produces the protein MLSSSVTPQVQARSQKLWLPKQVLVTPAAYAEDWGQQIIERVKSFGIPVTKLSQNRLTGLRGKDERETYAIAKNTLAIVNAPLSQLQLTPIPPSADWQFHLAQGCPAHCQYCYLAGSLSGVPVVKVYGNLPQILANLSNYEQEGQDTTYEVSCYTDPLGIEHLTGSLAECIRYFGTRETAYLRWVSKFDHVEQLLDLPHNGHTRCRVSVNADPVSHSMEGGTATVIQRLQALRKLAAHGYPVGIVIAPIMAIADWQQHYANLFQLITQTLDLDCDLTFELITHRFTPKSKEVLETWYPKSKLDLEPENRSQKRNKFGGVKYVYHKDTMAELQEFIEAQIDTNFPQAKILYWT
- the metG gene encoding methionine--tRNA ligase, producing MNHTDINHKFSLTTPLYYVNGVPHIGSAYTTMVADALARFHRLQGKSVLLITGTDEHGQKIQRTAAEENVEPQVHCDRIVESFESLWTKLDIKYDRFIRTTAPKHQQIVNEFFDRVWQQDDIYLDRQQGWYCVSCEEFKEERELIENHYCAIHTNKQAEWRDEENYFFRLSKYQQQLEELYESQPDFIQPPSRRNEVLNFVQQGLKDFSISRVDVDWGLPVPIDDKHTIYVWFDALLGYITALLEPEQAPTLENALAQWWPINLHLIGKDILRFHAVYWPAMLASAGLPLPEKVFGHGFLTKDGLKMGKTLGNTIDPIELVDRYGADAVRYYFLKEIELGNDGDFNETRFINVLNNDLADVLGNSLNRTLGMLKKYCQSTVPQLSGADFSSDHPLKSIGVTLGDRVSQAYENLQVSQACTAVLSLVRAVNKYIDDSAPWKLFKQEQQTEVEQILYAVLESIRLSAYLLSPVIPSTSSKIYQQLGFNWDFNQDRVKQGVFSSHSKWGELSIGKALGQASPVFLKLELPPED
- the rlmD gene encoding 23S rRNA (uracil(1939)-C(5))-methyltransferase RlmD, translated to MSQKLQQGQVVELEITDLNTDGDGVGRHEGTVVFVPNTVTGDRLTAKIVQSKAKFAKGKLEKLLNSSPHRIRPGCIVADKCGGCQWQHIEIDYQREAKQQQVIQAFQRIGGFADVEIQPILHADHALNYRNKCTYPLGRSSTGQVQAGYYRQGSHKLINLNQCPVQDERLHPLLREVKQDIQERGWSIYNETNHQGKLRHLSLRIGQNTGEMLLTLISTDRNLAGIEEQAQLWLDKYPGLVGVCLNLNRDRTNAILGKTTQTILGKPYLREIFAGVELHIAADTFFQVNTSAAELLLQTIIQQLKLTGSENIIDAYCGVGTFSLPLAQRVQQVVGIELNHNSVRQAQSNAALNQINNAIFWTGKVKDCLQQIEFQPDILLLDPPRKGCDPQVLETILKLKPERIVYVSCKPATLARDVQLLCASGTYQLSQIQPADFFPQTTHVECCAILNKL
- a CDS encoding NYN domain-containing protein encodes the protein MLDNFGSDLIFTPEQILENRGRVAIFIDGSNLFYAALQLGIEIDYSKLLYRLTGGSRLLRSFFYTGVDRTNEKQQGFLLWMRRNGYRVIAKDLVQLPDGSKKANLDVEIAVDMMALVASYDTAVLVSGDGDLAYAVDAVSYRGARVEVVSLRSMTSDSLINVADRYIDLDQIKGDIQKSNKHSDPYHSFSGFGILDD